One Ignavibacteria bacterium genomic window, TTGTGTTGAGACGCGAACTCACGGCGTCCGGCACGTCACGTTGCTTTGTTAACGACACTCCGGCCCAGGTTTCCATCGTTCGTGAACTAGCCTCGCATCTTATCGACTTCCATGGTCAGCACGACACCCACGGTCTGCTCAATGCGGCACGTCACCGAGATGTTCTTGATACCTTCGCCCTCACTCCGGATGTTTCGGCGGAGATGTCCAACGTCTGGGATGTGCTCTCAGCTGCCAAGTCCCACCTGCATGAGGTCCAATCGCGAGCACGGAATGCCGATGCAGACCGCGCCCGACTCGTCTTCATTCATGACGAGATCGCGGCCATTGACCCGGCGCTCGATGAGGACGTGCAGATCGCAGCGGATCTCCTCCGCGCCGAATCCAGCGAACAAGTGATCGTCCTTGCCTCAACCGTGCGCGATGTGTTGTATGCCGGCGACACATCGGCCTATGATCTGCTCCAGCAAGCACGTGAAGCACTGCGCCACTTACTACCATTCAACGCCGATCTCCGGTCCACCCTCGATGATATTGAGGGGGCTTTAGTGACGTGTAAGGAAGCCGCAGCAACTGTAGCACCGATGGCTGAACATGAAGACTTCTCTCCAGAACGACTCGAAGATCTGCGTCAGCGCCAGGTCCTTCTACAGCGACTCGTCCGGAAGTACGGCTCCCTCGAAGCTGCGATCAAGGAGCAAGAGAGAACGGCAGCTGAATTGGACCTCTTGGAGAATCTCGACTCCGTAGTGAATGAAGCCGAGGCGCAGGTGGCCTTGTCTCGCACCACGGCCGAATCCGTTGCCAAACGGATCAGCAAACTTCGGATGAAGGCAGCACCGGCCCTCTCAGGATCGATCACATCCGCACTTGCAGAGATGGGTATGCCGTCTGCGGCATTCCATATCCAGGTCGATCCAGACGAACTCGGACCGCATGGCGCGGATCGAATCGAATTCACGTTTACGAGTAATGCCGGTGAACCGCTCCGCCCCCTCTCAAAAGTGGCGTCGGGTGGAGAACTCTCTCGCGTAATGTTGGGAATCAAGCGTGCATTGGCTCAGCATGGACGCATGGGAACGATGGTCTTTGATGAGATCGATACCGGCATAAGCGGTCGGGTAGCCCGAACGGTGGGCGAAGTAATGACCGAGCTGGCACGCGAACAGCAGATCCTGTGCATCACCCACCTTGCTCAGATAGCGTCCTTGGCGGATCATTTTGTTAGGGTGACGAAGTCTGAGTCGGGCGGTTCTACCACGGTAACAGCAGAGTCGATCAACAATGACGTGGCCTTGGTAGAGATCGCACGGCTCCTGAGCGGCTCGGAGGTGACTGATGTTTCGATCTCCGGCGCAAAAGAACTCATGCGGACTCCGGTCCAAACCCGCCCTCGCAACCGACGTTGATGTATCTTGATGCTGCATGGAGAACTTCAGAGACCCATCCAACCCGCAATACAATCAACGGTTCCTCACCACTGAGGAACTCGAGGAACGTTTGCACCGTCACGGCGATCCGATCTCGATCCCCAAGGTCCTTGATGCCTATGAGATGGCGCAAAGTGTACATGCTCAACAAGTGCGAAATGACGGCACCCCGTACTTCTATCATAGCGCTCGTACTGCACGTATCATCATGGAAGAACTCCATGCCTATGACACGGATCTGATCATCGCTGCACTCTTACATGACGTTCTGGAAGACTCGAGTACCATCACTAAGGGTGTTCTGGAATACAACTTCGGATCATACGTTGCCTACGTGGTGGATATGCTCACAAAGGACCTTGCAAAGGCACGACTCGACCCAGATGCTGTTGATGTTGCTCACGCTGAGAGACTTCGTGTTGCCAGTGAAGACTGTTTGTTGATCAAACTCTCTGCACGTCTCGACAACATTCGTTGTCTGTCGTTCAACCTGAAACGTAATCCGATCGTGTACATCACGAACACCTTGGAGCGCTACCTGCCACTTGCAGATGCAACATCCAACGTACGGCTTCACTATCTCGCATCCGCCATTCGTTCGGAAGCCAATACCTTCCTCGGATAAGGACCCATTCATGGATGCATCTCAACTCCTTCGATCAGCGGTCGATGCTGCCCACGCTGCCGGAGAGATCCTCCGAGAGGGCTTCGGAACTGCCGTTACGTCTCGCTCTAAGGAAGGTCGACACAACCTCGTCACAGAATTCGATCTCCGTTGCGAGGATACGATCATCGCCATGCTTCGCTCTGCTACTCCTACTGCAAGCTTTCTTGCAGAAGAGAGCGGAGGATCAGACAACGATGATTCCTTAACGTGGGTGATCGACCCACTCGATGGCACAGTGAACTTTGCTCACGGCATACCGATCTTCTGTGTTTCGATCGCTGCTACCGTGAATGGTGTGCCAGTCTGTGGAGTGATCCACAACCCTTTGCTCAATGAAACGTTCACGGCCACATCAGGCGGTGGCGCCTTCCTCAACGGTGCCAAGCTTCAGGTATCGCCTACCGCTACGTTGAACGACGCGATCCTTGTGACCGGCTTCCCTTACAACGTCGACGAGAATCCTCAACATTGCATCGAACAATTCTCTGCAATTGTCAGTAAGGGGCTCCCTGTTCGCCGCCTCGGAAGTGCAGCACTTGACCTTGCATACACAGCTGCCGGACGGTTCGACGGATTCTGGGAGGTGGCTCTGCATGCATGGGATATGGCTGCCGGTGTTCTCCTTGTCCAGGAGGCCGGAGGAACCGTTACGCATTACGAGGGCAGACCGTTTCGGCTTGGTCACGACAGTATCATCGCAACGAACGGACTCATCCACGGCGAACTCGTGAACATCCTAACATCGGTGGACCGATGATCTATCATCACATGAGCGGAGCGGGTAACACCTTTCTCGTTGCCGACGGTAGAACGGCTCCTCATCCGGATCTCTCGCCGGACGATGTACTCAACGCCATCGCCAACCATCCGCGAAGCGACGGTGCAGAGATCGAAGGTGTTCTTGTTCTCCGATCATCGGAACTCCAAACATTTGCCGCTGACTACTACAATCCTGATGGATCACATGGCATGATGTGCGGCAACGGTTCCCGTTGCATTGTGCGCTTCGCCATAGATCATGGCGTGGATGCAACATCGACGATCACTTTTACGCTCAATGGAGCCCCGTACACTGCAGATGTCCTCGGCGATGATCTGATCCGCATCCACTTCTCTGCACCGAATGACGTACGCACGTTTGCCCGCGGAGAACTGTCTGGAGTGGATCAGGCCGTGACGTATGTTGATGTGAACTCCGACCATGTTGTGATCGACGGTCCGCGTGATGCATCTCGTCCGATCGTGCAAGCATTGAGACATCATGCCGTCTTTCTGCGCGGAGTGAATGTGAACATGGTTGACCTCCGACGTGATGGAACGGCAGCCATCGCCACGTTTGAACGCGGTGTGGAGGCCATAACCGGAGCGTGCGGAACCGGAGCTTTGAGTGCTGCAGTTGCGCTGTGGCTTCAACGTCGCGCAGGAGACTCCGTCCACTTCGTGCCACCAAGCGGCAGACCGCTGATGGTACACATCGATCATAACGGTACAACGATCACCGGCCTTACGCTTGAAGGAGATGCACGATATGACAACGCTTGAACAGGTACGAGCACTGTTTCCGCAGATGGTGGAAACGCGTAGGCACATCCACCGTCACCCCGAGCTTTCGTTCCATGAATTCGAAACGT contains:
- the recN gene encoding DNA repair protein RecN, with amino-acid sequence MLRRLTIRSFALIDAIDLEIDAGMTVLLGETGAGKSIIIDALAAALGERMSADSLRTGAKKAVVEATFDTASLPAVRALLAENDLMWDSEDLVLRRELTASGTSRCFVNDTPAQVSIVRELASHLIDFHGQHDTHGLLNAARHRDVLDTFALTPDVSAEMSNVWDVLSAAKSHLHEVQSRARNADADRARLVFIHDEIAAIDPALDEDVQIAADLLRAESSEQVIVLASTVRDVLYAGDTSAYDLLQQAREALRHLLPFNADLRSTLDDIEGALVTCKEAAATVAPMAEHEDFSPERLEDLRQRQVLLQRLVRKYGSLEAAIKEQERTAAELDLLENLDSVVNEAEAQVALSRTTAESVAKRISKLRMKAAPALSGSITSALAEMGMPSAAFHIQVDPDELGPHGADRIEFTFTSNAGEPLRPLSKVASGGELSRVMLGIKRALAQHGRMGTMVFDEIDTGISGRVARTVGEVMTELAREQQILCITHLAQIASLADHFVRVTKSESGGSTTVTAESINNDVALVEIARLLSGSEVTDVSISGAKELMRTPVQTRPRNRR
- a CDS encoding bifunctional (p)ppGpp synthetase/guanosine-3',5'-bis(diphosphate) 3'-pyrophosphohydrolase; translated protein: MENFRDPSNPQYNQRFLTTEELEERLHRHGDPISIPKVLDAYEMAQSVHAQQVRNDGTPYFYHSARTARIIMEELHAYDTDLIIAALLHDVLEDSSTITKGVLEYNFGSYVAYVVDMLTKDLAKARLDPDAVDVAHAERLRVASEDCLLIKLSARLDNIRCLSFNLKRNPIVYITNTLERYLPLADATSNVRLHYLASAIRSEANTFLG
- a CDS encoding inositol monophosphatase is translated as MDASQLLRSAVDAAHAAGEILREGFGTAVTSRSKEGRHNLVTEFDLRCEDTIIAMLRSATPTASFLAEESGGSDNDDSLTWVIDPLDGTVNFAHGIPIFCVSIAATVNGVPVCGVIHNPLLNETFTATSGGGAFLNGAKLQVSPTATLNDAILVTGFPYNVDENPQHCIEQFSAIVSKGLPVRRLGSAALDLAYTAAGRFDGFWEVALHAWDMAAGVLLVQEAGGTVTHYEGRPFRLGHDSIIATNGLIHGELVNILTSVDR
- the dapF gene encoding diaminopimelate epimerase, giving the protein MIYHHMSGAGNTFLVADGRTAPHPDLSPDDVLNAIANHPRSDGAEIEGVLVLRSSELQTFAADYYNPDGSHGMMCGNGSRCIVRFAIDHGVDATSTITFTLNGAPYTADVLGDDLIRIHFSAPNDVRTFARGELSGVDQAVTYVDVNSDHVVIDGPRDASRPIVQALRHHAVFLRGVNVNMVDLRRDGTAAIATFERGVEAITGACGTGALSAAVALWLQRRAGDSVHFVPPSGRPLMVHIDHNGTTITGLTLEGDARYDNA